A region from the Mycobacterium heidelbergense genome encodes:
- a CDS encoding adenylate/guanylate cyclase domain-containing protein, with protein sequence MDLAPRDPDPGEPEQSVTTLAPSGSRRRSPVSIHTAAQWLSSTNRSPGVVSLVRRARRLLPGDPEFGDPLSTAGEGGPRAAARAADRLLGDRDAASREVSLGVLQVWQALTEAVSRRPANPEVTLVFTDLVGFSTWSLHAGDEAALALLRQVARAIEPPLLDAGGHIVKRMGDGIMAVFRDPTVALRAVLVAKESLKSVEVAGYTPRMRVGIHTGRPQRMAADWLGVDVNVAARVMERATKGGVMVSSSTLDLIPRSELDAVGVVAKRARKPLFAPKTAGVPADLAIYRLKTLRELTASDHTSETN encoded by the coding sequence GTGGACCTCGCGCCTCGCGATCCGGACCCGGGCGAGCCTGAGCAATCGGTGACCACCCTGGCGCCCTCGGGGTCAAGACGGCGCTCTCCCGTATCGATTCACACCGCGGCGCAGTGGCTGAGCAGCACAAATCGCAGCCCCGGCGTGGTGTCGTTGGTCCGGCGGGCCCGACGGCTGTTGCCCGGGGACCCTGAGTTCGGCGATCCGTTGTCCACCGCGGGCGAGGGTGGTCCGCGCGCCGCGGCGCGGGCCGCCGACCGCCTGCTGGGGGATCGCGATGCGGCGTCGCGCGAGGTCAGCCTGGGTGTGCTGCAGGTATGGCAGGCGCTGACGGAGGCGGTGTCCCGCCGGCCGGCAAACCCGGAGGTCACGCTGGTATTCACCGACCTGGTCGGCTTCTCGACGTGGTCGCTGCACGCGGGCGACGAGGCGGCCCTGGCCCTGCTGCGGCAGGTGGCGCGCGCCATCGAGCCGCCGCTGCTGGACGCCGGTGGGCACATCGTCAAACGGATGGGCGACGGCATCATGGCCGTGTTCCGCGATCCGACCGTCGCCCTGCGGGCCGTGCTGGTCGCCAAGGAGTCGCTGAAATCGGTTGAGGTCGCGGGCTATACGCCGAGGATGCGGGTCGGGATCCACACCGGACGGCCGCAGCGCATGGCCGCGGACTGGCTCGGCGTCGACGTCAACGTCGCCGCTCGCGTCATGGAACGCGCCACCAAGGGCGGAGTCATGGTGTCCAGCTCGACGCTGGACCTGATACCGCGAAGCGAGCTGGACGCAGTGGGCGTCGTGGCCAAGCGCGCGCGTAAACCGTTGTTTGCGCCCAAAACGGCCGGCGTGCCCGCGGACTTGGCGATATATCGCTTGAAGACTCTTAGGGAGTTGACAGCGTCCGATCACACTTCCGAAACAAATTAG
- a CDS encoding TrmH family RNA methyltransferase, whose protein sequence is MPAALTERSARVAAAVKLHRHAGRRRARRFLAEGPNLVEAASARGLVREVLVTELAAQRYASLLDTLRCPIHPVSERAAKALSDTVTPTGLVAVCDMPETRLDDALAGSPRLVAVAVGVGEPGNAGTLIRIADAMGAGAVILAGHGVDPYNGKCLRAAAGSTFSVPVVVSPDAHAAVTALRDAGLQLLASTVDGQTRLDEADLAAPTAWLFGSEAHGLSAEIAAAADRRVRIPMSGGAESLNVAAAAAICLYQSAQALRPLRRP, encoded by the coding sequence ATGCCGGCGGCGCTCACCGAACGCTCGGCCAGGGTGGCCGCGGCGGTCAAACTGCATCGGCACGCCGGCCGCCGGCGCGCGAGACGATTCCTCGCCGAGGGCCCCAACCTGGTCGAGGCGGCCTCGGCTCGCGGGTTGGTCCGCGAGGTGCTCGTCACCGAACTCGCGGCGCAGCGATACGCGTCTTTGCTCGACACGCTGCGGTGCCCCATCCATCCGGTCAGCGAGCGGGCCGCCAAAGCGCTCTCCGACACCGTCACCCCGACCGGATTGGTGGCGGTGTGCGACATGCCGGAGACCCGGCTGGATGATGCGCTGGCCGGTTCGCCCCGCCTGGTCGCGGTTGCCGTCGGGGTCGGCGAGCCGGGCAACGCGGGCACGCTGATCCGCATCGCCGACGCCATGGGCGCGGGGGCGGTGATCCTTGCCGGGCACGGCGTCGACCCGTACAACGGCAAGTGTCTGCGCGCGGCGGCCGGCAGCACGTTCTCGGTCCCGGTCGTCGTCTCGCCCGACGCCCACGCCGCGGTCACCGCGTTGCGCGACGCCGGGCTGCAGCTGCTGGCCTCCACGGTCGACGGGCAGACGCGCCTCGACGAGGCCGACCTCGCCGCGCCGACGGCCTGGTTGTTCGGGTCCGAAGCGCACGGTTTATCGGCCGAGATCGCGGCGGCCGCCGACCGGCGCGTGCGCATCCCGATGTCCGGCGGCGCGGAGAGCCTGAACGTGGCCGCCGCCGCGGCCATCTGCCTGTACCAGAGCGCACAGGCCCTGCGTCCGCTGCGGCGGCCCTAG
- the rplT gene encoding 50S ribosomal protein L20 translates to MARVKRAVNAHKKRRSILKASKGYRGQRSRLYRKAKEQQLHSLNYAYRDRRARKGEFRKLWISRINAAARANDITYNRLIQGLKAAGVEVDRKNLADIAITDPAAFTALVEVARAALPEDVNAPSDSGEAA, encoded by the coding sequence ATGGCACGCGTGAAGCGGGCGGTCAACGCCCACAAGAAGAGGCGCAGCATCCTGAAGGCCTCGAAAGGTTATCGCGGCCAGCGATCCCGGCTCTACCGCAAAGCCAAAGAGCAGCAGCTGCATTCGCTGAACTACGCCTACCGCGACCGCCGCGCGCGCAAGGGCGAGTTCCGCAAGCTGTGGATCTCGCGGATCAACGCGGCGGCGCGGGCCAACGACATCACCTACAACCGGCTGATCCAGGGCCTCAAGGCCGCGGGTGTCGAGGTCGACCGCAAGAACCTCGCCGACATCGCGATCACCGACCCGGCGGCGTTCACCGCGCTCGTCGAGGTCGCCCGCGCGGCGTTGCCCGAGGACGTCAACGCCCCCTCGGATTCCGGAGAGGCCGCTTAG
- the lysX gene encoding bifunctional lysylphosphatidylglycerol synthetase/lysine--tRNA ligase LysX yields the protein MTLASSHPRPRSGPRSGGQSSSRYRWVPAAAGWTVGVIATLSLLASVSPLIRWLIKVPREFINDYLFNFPDTSIAWSFVLALLAAALTARKRIAWLLLLGNMVLAAALNAADIAAGGNTAAESFGENLGFAVHIVAIVLLVLAYRQFWAKVRRGALVKAAGVLVAGDVIGILASWGLVEMWPGTLAPDSRFWYVVNRVVGFSLVDPDAFTGRPHVLLNAIFGLFGALALIAATIVLFQSQRADNALTGEDESAIRGLLELYGKNDSLGYFATRRDKSVVFAHSGRAAITYRVEVGVCLASGDPVGDPRAWPQAIDAWLELCQTYGWAPGVMGASSLGAQAFREAGLNALELGDEAILRPSDFKLSGPDMRGVRQAVTRARRAGLTVRIRRHRDISADEMADTISRADAWRDTQTERGFSMALGRLGDPADGDCLLVEALDRDGRVAAMLSLVPWGNTGASLDLMRRSPQSPNGTIELMVSDLALNAETLGITRISLNFAMFRSAFEQGAQLGAGPVARLWRGFLLFFSRWWQLETLYRSNMKYQPEWVPRYACYEDARLIPRVGVASALAEGFLVLPFGRRKTHTGHHPAVPPRLAESGLLHHDGSTPDVSGLQRRASAAEAEETRARLPEQVRVRLTKLKTLQRHGVDAYPVGTPPSHTVARALDADDQENVSMSGRILRIRDYGGVLFAQLRDWSGEMQVLLDNSHLEHGRTADFTAAIDLGDLVEVTGHMGFSKNGTRSLIVRDWRMIGKCLRPLPNKWKGLTDPEARVRTRYVDLAVNPESRELIKARSSVLRSVRETLFAKGFIEVETPILQQIHGGATARPFVTHINTYDMDLFLRIAPELYLKRLCVGGVERVFELGRAFRNEGVDFSHNPEFTLLEAYQAHADYTVWIDGCRELIQNAAQAANGEQTVLRPGGPGTSGRLEPVDISGVWPVKTVYDAVSEALGERIDPDTSLAALRRLSDAARIPYRAHWDTGAVVLELYEHLVEDRTERPTFYIDFPTSVSPLTRPHRSQPGVAERWDLVAWGVELGTAYSELTDPVEQRRRLQEQSLLAAGGDPEAMELDEDFLQAMEYAMPPTGGLGMGIDRLVMLITGRSIRETLPFPLAKPH from the coding sequence GTGACACTCGCTTCTTCTCATCCGCGGCCGCGTTCGGGGCCTCGTTCGGGCGGCCAGTCGAGTTCCCGGTATCGCTGGGTGCCGGCGGCGGCCGGCTGGACGGTCGGCGTCATCGCCACCCTGTCACTGCTCGCCAGCGTGTCACCCCTGATCCGGTGGCTGATCAAGGTTCCGCGCGAATTCATCAACGACTATCTGTTCAACTTCCCCGACACCAGCATCGCCTGGTCGTTCGTGCTGGCACTGCTGGCCGCGGCGCTCACCGCGCGCAAACGCATCGCCTGGCTGCTGCTGCTCGGCAACATGGTCCTCGCCGCCGCGCTGAACGCCGCCGACATCGCCGCCGGGGGCAACACCGCGGCCGAGTCGTTCGGCGAAAACCTCGGATTCGCCGTGCACATCGTCGCGATCGTCCTGCTGGTCCTGGCCTATCGCCAGTTCTGGGCCAAGGTGCGCAGGGGCGCGCTGGTCAAGGCGGCCGGGGTGTTGGTCGCCGGGGACGTCATCGGGATCCTGGCGTCCTGGGGCCTGGTCGAGATGTGGCCGGGCACGCTGGCGCCGGATTCCCGCTTTTGGTACGTGGTCAACCGGGTGGTCGGGTTCTCCCTCGTCGATCCCGACGCGTTCACCGGCCGGCCGCACGTCCTTCTCAACGCGATCTTCGGGTTGTTCGGCGCGCTCGCGCTCATCGCGGCGACGATCGTGTTGTTCCAGTCGCAGCGCGCCGACAACGCGTTGACCGGGGAGGACGAGTCCGCCATCCGGGGGTTGCTCGAGCTGTACGGCAAGAACGACTCGCTGGGCTACTTCGCGACCCGCCGCGACAAGTCGGTGGTGTTCGCGCACAGCGGCCGCGCTGCGATCACCTACCGGGTCGAGGTCGGCGTCTGCCTCGCCAGCGGCGACCCGGTGGGCGACCCGAGGGCATGGCCGCAGGCGATCGACGCGTGGCTGGAGTTGTGCCAGACCTACGGCTGGGCGCCCGGTGTCATGGGCGCCAGTTCGCTGGGCGCCCAGGCATTTCGTGAGGCCGGGCTCAACGCCCTGGAACTGGGCGACGAGGCGATTCTGCGGCCCTCCGATTTCAAGCTGTCCGGCCCCGACATGCGCGGCGTGCGCCAGGCGGTGACGCGGGCCCGCCGAGCCGGACTGACGGTGCGCATCCGGCGGCACCGCGACATCTCCGCCGACGAGATGGCCGACACCATTTCGCGCGCCGACGCCTGGCGCGACACCCAAACCGAGCGCGGCTTTTCGATGGCGCTGGGCCGGCTCGGCGATCCGGCCGACGGGGACTGCCTGCTGGTCGAGGCGCTGGACCGCGACGGCCGGGTGGCCGCGATGCTGTCGTTGGTGCCGTGGGGGAACACCGGCGCCTCCCTGGACCTGATGCGCCGGTCGCCGCAATCCCCCAACGGCACCATCGAACTCATGGTCAGCGACCTCGCGCTGAACGCGGAAACCCTTGGCATCACGCGTATTTCGCTGAATTTTGCCATGTTCCGGTCCGCGTTCGAGCAGGGCGCCCAGCTCGGCGCCGGCCCGGTCGCGCGGCTGTGGCGCGGGTTTTTGCTGTTCTTCTCGCGGTGGTGGCAGCTGGAGACGCTGTACCGCTCGAACATGAAGTACCAGCCCGAATGGGTGCCCCGCTACGCGTGCTACGAGGACGCCCGGCTGATCCCCCGCGTCGGCGTCGCCTCGGCCCTCGCGGAGGGTTTCCTCGTGTTGCCGTTCGGCCGGCGCAAGACGCACACCGGCCATCACCCGGCCGTCCCGCCCCGGCTGGCCGAATCCGGGCTGCTGCACCACGACGGGTCGACGCCCGATGTGAGCGGGCTGCAACGCAGAGCGAGCGCCGCCGAGGCGGAGGAGACCAGAGCCCGCCTGCCGGAACAGGTGCGGGTGCGGCTGACCAAGCTGAAAACCTTGCAGCGCCACGGGGTTGACGCCTATCCGGTGGGAACCCCGCCCAGCCACACCGTCGCCCGCGCGCTCGACGCCGACGACCAGGAAAACGTCTCGATGTCCGGCCGGATATTGCGGATCCGCGACTACGGCGGCGTGTTGTTCGCCCAGCTGCGGGACTGGTCGGGCGAAATGCAAGTGCTGCTGGATAATTCACACCTGGAGCACGGCCGCACCGCCGATTTCACCGCGGCCATCGATCTCGGTGACCTGGTCGAGGTGACCGGGCACATGGGCTTTTCCAAGAACGGGACCCGCTCGTTGATCGTGCGGGACTGGCGGATGATCGGGAAGTGCCTGCGGCCCTTGCCGAACAAGTGGAAGGGGCTGACCGACCCCGAGGCGCGGGTGCGGACCCGCTATGTCGACCTGGCGGTCAATCCCGAGTCGCGAGAGCTGATCAAGGCCCGCAGCAGCGTGTTGCGCTCCGTGCGGGAAACGCTGTTCGCCAAGGGGTTCATCGAGGTCGAGACGCCGATCCTGCAGCAGATCCACGGCGGGGCCACCGCCCGGCCGTTCGTCACCCACATCAACACCTACGACATGGACCTGTTCTTGCGCATCGCGCCGGAACTCTACCTGAAGCGGTTGTGCGTCGGCGGCGTGGAGCGGGTGTTCGAACTGGGCCGGGCCTTCCGCAACGAGGGTGTGGACTTCAGCCACAACCCCGAGTTCACCCTGCTGGAGGCCTACCAGGCGCACGCCGACTACACGGTGTGGATCGACGGCTGCCGCGAGCTCATCCAGAACGCCGCCCAGGCCGCCAACGGTGAGCAGACCGTGCTGCGGCCCGGCGGCCCAGGAACCAGTGGCCGCCTCGAACCGGTCGACATCTCCGGCGTCTGGCCGGTGAAGACCGTGTACGACGCGGTATCCGAGGCGCTCGGCGAACGCATCGACCCCGACACCTCGCTGGCCGCCTTGCGCAGGCTCTCCGACGCCGCCCGCATCCCGTACCGGGCGCACTGGGACACCGGCGCGGTGGTGCTGGAACTCTACGAACACCTCGTGGAGGACCGGACCGAACGACCGACCTTCTACATCGACTTTCCGACCTCGGTGTCGCCGTTGACCCGGCCGCACCGCAGCCAGCCCGGCGTCGCCGAGCGGTGGGACCTGGTGGCGTGGGGCGTCGAACTGGGCACCGCCTACAGCGAACTCACCGATCCGGTGGAGCAGCGGCGCCGCCTGCAGGAACAGTCGCTGCTGGCCGCCGGCGGAGACCCCGAGGCGATGGAGCTCGACGAGGACTTCCTGCAGGCCATGGAATACGCGATGCCGCCCACCGGCGGGCTCGGCATGGGCATCGATCGGCTCGTCATGCTCATAACTGGCCGCAGCATCCGCGAGACGCTGCCATTTCCGCTGGCCAAGCCGCACTAG
- a CDS encoding rhomboid-like protein translates to MIGGIFSRLARVQFTAGYVAVLLAVSCAILTLGPHAHDVLVQRASTNLHNLAHGHVGTLLGSALVVDAGPLYFWLPFLTCLLALAELHLRTIRLVVAFLVGHIGATLLVAAALAGAVEFGWLPLSITRASDVGMSYGALAVLGAMTAVIPQRWRAAWVGWWVAAGLAAAIIGGDFTDAGHTVAVVLGVLVSARFQQPIHWTPVRCLMLAASSGFGFLVLAHHWATMAAAPAFGLLGAVAAHKIVQLAVRRAALPVLPVADDTLTGPQPVMAG, encoded by the coding sequence ATGATTGGGGGCATCTTCTCCCGGCTTGCCCGGGTCCAGTTCACCGCGGGGTACGTGGCGGTCCTGCTTGCGGTCAGCTGCGCCATCCTGACGCTCGGCCCGCACGCGCATGACGTCCTCGTGCAGCGCGCCAGCACCAACCTGCACAACCTGGCCCACGGCCACGTGGGAACCCTGTTGGGCAGCGCGCTGGTGGTCGACGCCGGTCCGCTCTACTTCTGGTTGCCCTTCCTGACCTGCCTGCTCGCCCTGGCCGAGCTGCACCTGCGCACCATCCGGCTGGTCGTGGCGTTCCTGGTCGGGCACATCGGGGCGACGCTGCTCGTCGCCGCCGCCCTTGCCGGGGCGGTGGAGTTCGGCTGGCTACCGCTGTCGATCACCCGGGCCAGCGACGTCGGGATGAGCTATGGCGCCCTGGCGGTGCTCGGGGCGATGACGGCGGTGATTCCCCAACGCTGGCGGGCGGCTTGGGTCGGCTGGTGGGTCGCGGCCGGCCTGGCCGCGGCGATCATCGGCGGCGATTTCACCGATGCGGGTCACACCGTCGCCGTCGTCCTGGGCGTGCTGGTGTCCGCCCGCTTCCAGCAGCCGATCCATTGGACGCCGGTGCGGTGCCTGATGCTGGCGGCGTCCTCCGGCTTCGGTTTCCTGGTCCTGGCCCACCACTGGGCGACGATGGCCGCCGCGCCGGCGTTCGGCCTCCTGGGCGCGGTGGCCGCCCACAAGATCGTCCAACTCGCCGTCCGGCGCGCTGCCCTGCCGGTTTTGCCGGTGGCGGACGACACGCTGACGGGTCCGCAGCCCGTGATGGCCGGCTAG
- the rpmI gene encoding 50S ribosomal protein L35 translates to MPKAKTHSGASKRFRRTGAGKIVRQKANRRHLLEHKPTKRTRRLDGRTVVSANDTKRVNALLNG, encoded by the coding sequence ATGCCCAAGGCCAAGACCCACAGCGGGGCGTCGAAGCGGTTCCGGCGCACCGGCGCCGGCAAGATCGTCCGGCAGAAAGCCAATCGTCGACACCTGCTCGAGCACAAGCCGACCAAACGAACCCGGCGGCTGGACGGCCGCACGGTGGTGTCGGCCAACGACACCAAGCGGGTCAACGCGTTGCTGAACGGCTGA
- the pheS gene encoding phenylalanine--tRNA ligase subunit alpha yields MGDQPVDLSPEALTEAVSAARRAIALADDLDALARVKTEHLGDRSPLALARQSLGGVPKEERADAGRRVNAARGEAQVSYDERLAALRAERDAAVLVAESIDVTLPSTRQPPGARHPITILAEHIADTFIAMGWELAEGPEVESEQFNFDALNFPADHPARSEQDTFYVAPEDSRQLLRTHTSPVQVRTLLERELPVYIISIGRTFRTDELDATHTPVFHQVEGLAVDRGLSMAHLRGTLDAFARAEFGPTARTRIRPHFFPFTEPSAEVDVWFADKKGGADWVEWGGCGMVHPNVLRAAGIDPDTYSGFAFGMGLERTLQFRNGIPDMRDMVEGDVRFSLPFGVGA; encoded by the coding sequence GTGGGCGATCAACCCGTCGACCTTTCGCCGGAAGCGTTGACCGAGGCGGTTTCGGCCGCCCGGCGGGCCATCGCCCTCGCCGACGACCTCGACGCGCTGGCACGGGTCAAGACCGAGCACCTCGGTGATCGCTCGCCGCTGGCATTGGCACGGCAATCGCTGGGTGGCGTGCCCAAGGAGGAGCGCGCCGATGCCGGTAGGCGCGTCAACGCCGCTCGCGGCGAGGCGCAAGTCAGCTACGACGAACGGCTGGCGGCGCTGCGTGCCGAGCGCGACGCCGCGGTCCTGGTCGCCGAATCCATCGACGTCACGTTGCCGTCGACACGGCAGCCGCCCGGCGCCCGGCACCCGATCACGATATTGGCCGAGCACATCGCCGACACCTTCATCGCGATGGGGTGGGAGCTGGCCGAGGGCCCAGAGGTCGAATCGGAGCAGTTCAACTTCGATGCCCTCAACTTCCCCGCCGACCACCCCGCCCGCAGCGAACAGGACACCTTCTACGTGGCGCCGGAAGATTCCCGGCAGCTGCTGCGCACCCATACCTCACCGGTGCAGGTCCGCACCCTGCTGGAGCGCGAGCTGCCCGTCTACATCATCTCGATCGGCCGCACGTTCCGCACCGACGAGCTCGACGCCACCCACACGCCCGTCTTCCACCAGGTCGAGGGCCTGGCGGTGGACCGCGGCCTGTCCATGGCGCATCTGCGCGGAACGCTCGACGCGTTCGCGCGCGCCGAGTTCGGGCCCACCGCGCGCACCCGGATCCGGCCCCACTTCTTCCCGTTCACCGAACCCTCCGCCGAGGTCGACGTCTGGTTCGCCGACAAGAAGGGCGGCGCCGACTGGGTCGAGTGGGGCGGCTGCGGAATGGTGCATCCCAACGTGCTGCGGGCCGCCGGAATCGACCCCGACACCTACTCCGGCTTCGCGTTCGGCATGGGCCTGGAGCGCACCCTGCAGTTCCGCAACGGCATACCGGACATGCGGGACATGGTCGAGGGCGACGTCCGGTTCTCGCTGCCGTTCGGGGTGGGTGCCTGA
- a CDS encoding alpha/beta hydrolase, translated as MDHVTGSPPPAAAHWLAGSHTSLMHGWVPATTQVVAAVVLTLAIGWRSRRWRTIWLPVAGMVGGAGAYLTHWYIVDRGLSDDPAPSELWLWVALSGMAAAVLLLGWRSARPWRRGATLAAVPLCLLCAALALNVWVGYFPTVQAAWSQLTSGPLPDQTDQATVTAMAAHRARPLHGSVVPVVIPSDASHFKHRGELVYLPPEWFASSPPPALPTVMMIGGQFNTPADWTRAGNAIKTIDDFAATHDGKAPVLVFADSGGAFNNDTECVNGVRGNAADHLTKDVVPYMISNFGVSPDRSGWGVAGWSMGGTCAVDLTVMHPEMFSAFVDVAGDFFPNAGTKAQTIARLFGGNANAWAAFDPTTVISRHGPYRDVAGWFAISSDGPPAPRRDLSITDAGAMRLVSRDAAANPSNQTAAAYSLCSLGRANGIDCAVLPQPGRHDWPFADRAFAAALPWLAGRLGTPGVPRTPLPAASPPSVLPTQVVVPAEHSNASAR; from the coding sequence ATGGATCACGTGACAGGGTCTCCGCCCCCCGCCGCGGCGCACTGGCTGGCAGGCAGCCACACGTCGCTGATGCACGGCTGGGTGCCCGCGACCACCCAGGTCGTTGCGGCGGTGGTGCTGACGCTTGCCATCGGCTGGCGTTCGCGCCGCTGGCGAACGATCTGGTTGCCGGTGGCCGGCATGGTCGGCGGCGCCGGGGCGTATCTGACGCACTGGTACATCGTCGACCGTGGTCTCTCGGATGACCCGGCGCCGTCGGAGCTGTGGCTGTGGGTCGCGTTGAGCGGCATGGCCGCGGCGGTGCTCCTCCTCGGCTGGCGCAGCGCGCGACCGTGGCGGCGGGGCGCGACCCTGGCCGCGGTGCCGTTGTGTTTGCTCTGCGCGGCACTGGCGCTCAACGTGTGGGTCGGTTATTTCCCGACCGTGCAGGCGGCGTGGAGCCAGCTCACCTCCGGCCCCCTGCCCGATCAGACCGACCAGGCCACGGTCACCGCGATGGCCGCCCATCGGGCGCGGCCGCTGCACGGCAGCGTGGTGCCGGTGGTGATCCCGTCGGACGCATCGCATTTCAAGCACCGCGGCGAACTGGTGTACCTGCCGCCCGAATGGTTTGCCAGTTCCCCGCCGCCGGCGTTGCCGACCGTGATGATGATCGGGGGACAGTTCAACACGCCCGCCGACTGGACGCGGGCGGGCAACGCGATCAAGACGATTGACGACTTCGCGGCCACCCACGACGGTAAGGCGCCGGTACTGGTGTTCGCCGACTCCGGAGGCGCGTTCAACAACGACACCGAATGCGTCAACGGGGTCCGCGGCAATGCGGCCGACCATCTGACCAAAGATGTTGTGCCCTATATGATTTCGAACTTCGGCGTCAGCCCGGACCGGTCCGGCTGGGGCGTTGCCGGCTGGTCCATGGGCGGAACGTGCGCCGTCGACCTGACCGTCATGCATCCCGAGATGTTCAGCGCGTTCGTCGACGTCGCCGGCGACTTCTTCCCCAACGCGGGGACCAAGGCGCAAACCATCGCCAGGCTGTTCGGCGGAAACGCCAACGCCTGGGCGGCATTCGACCCGACCACCGTCATCAGCCGGCACGGCCCGTACCGCGACGTGGCCGGCTGGTTCGCGATCTCGTCGGACGGCCCGCCGGCACCACGGCGCGACTTGTCGATCACCGACGCCGGCGCGATGCGTCTCGTGAGTCGTGACGCGGCCGCCAACCCGAGCAACCAGACCGCGGCGGCCTATTCGCTGTGCTCGCTTGGCCGCGCCAACGGCATCGACTGCGCGGTCCTGCCCCAACCGGGCAGGCACGACTGGCCGTTCGCGGACCGGGCCTTCGCGGCCGCGCTGCCGTGGCTGGCCGGCCGGCTGGGCACCCCCGGGGTCCCGCGGACCCCATTGCCCGCCGCGTCACCTCCGTCCGTGCTGCCCACCCAGGTGGTGGTCCCGGCTGAGCATTCCAACGCGTCCGCCAGGTAG
- the infC gene encoding translation initiation factor IF-3, which yields MSTETRVNERIRVPEVRLIGPGGEQVGIVRIEDALRVAADADLDLVEVAPNARPPVCKIMDYGKFKYEAAQKARESRRNQQQTVVKEQKLRPKIDDHDYETKKGHVIRFLEAGSKVKVTIMFRGREQSRPELGYRLLQRLGADVADYGFVETSAKQDGRNMTMVLAPHRGAKTRARARHPEGPDGGGAAPDSDAGAEATPSPT from the coding sequence ATCAGCACTGAGACCCGCGTCAACGAGCGCATCCGCGTACCTGAAGTCCGATTGATTGGCCCGGGGGGAGAGCAGGTAGGCATCGTGCGCATCGAAGACGCACTGCGCGTCGCCGCGGACGCCGATCTCGACCTCGTGGAAGTTGCCCCGAACGCCAGACCGCCGGTCTGCAAGATCATGGACTACGGCAAGTTCAAATACGAGGCGGCGCAAAAGGCGCGCGAATCCCGCCGGAACCAGCAGCAGACCGTCGTCAAAGAACAAAAGCTGCGCCCAAAAATCGACGATCACGATTACGAGACCAAGAAGGGCCACGTGATCCGCTTCCTGGAGGCGGGATCGAAGGTCAAGGTCACCATCATGTTTCGCGGACGTGAGCAGTCGCGGCCCGAGCTGGGCTACCGATTGCTGCAACGGCTGGGCGCCGACGTCGCCGACTACGGATTCGTCGAGACGTCCGCCAAGCAGGACGGCCGCAACATGACGATGGTCCTGGCACCGCACCGCGGCGCGAAGACCCGCGCCAGGGCGCGGCATCCCGAAGGACCGGACGGCGGCGGCGCGGCACCGGATTCCGATGCGGGCGCCGAGGCGACACCGTCGCCGACCTGA
- a CDS encoding oxygenase MpaB family protein, producing the protein MTAIPTTSADPLGPDSLTWKYFGDLRTGMMGVWIGAIQNMYPELGAAVEEHSILLREPLQRVARSVYPIMGVVYDGDRAAETGQQIKSYHRTIKGVDTAGRRYHALNPETFYWAHATFFMLVIKVAEYFCGGLTEDEKRQLFDEHVQWYRQYGMSMRPVPGSWEEFQEYWDRVCREELEINQATLDIFRIRIPKPKFVLMPTPIWDQLFRPLVAGQRWIAAGLFEPAIREKAGMHWTPGDEVLLRLFGKLVELAFLAVPDEIRLHPRALAAYRRAEGRLPGDAPLVEAPAFMGPPRDRRGLPMHYFPPGSQPSLRSALDPALQPARVILERAGSLVHGTLSLAGLRPARGPTKAA; encoded by the coding sequence ATGACTGCCATTCCAACGACATCCGCCGATCCGCTCGGACCCGACTCGCTCACCTGGAAGTATTTCGGTGACCTTCGCACCGGAATGATGGGCGTCTGGATCGGGGCGATCCAGAACATGTATCCGGAGCTCGGCGCGGCCGTCGAAGAGCATTCGATCTTGCTGCGGGAGCCGCTGCAGCGGGTGGCGCGGTCGGTGTATCCCATCATGGGCGTGGTCTACGACGGTGACCGGGCGGCGGAGACCGGTCAGCAGATCAAGAGCTATCACCGCACCATCAAGGGCGTCGACACGGCGGGGCGCCGCTATCACGCGCTGAACCCGGAAACCTTCTACTGGGCGCACGCCACGTTCTTCATGCTGGTGATCAAGGTGGCCGAGTACTTCTGCGGGGGGTTGACCGAGGACGAGAAGCGACAGTTGTTCGACGAGCACGTGCAGTGGTACCGACAGTATGGGATGAGCATGCGGCCGGTGCCCGGCTCGTGGGAGGAATTTCAGGAGTACTGGGACCGGGTGTGCCGCGAGGAGCTGGAAATCAACCAGGCGACGCTGGACATCTTCCGGATCCGGATTCCCAAACCGAAGTTCGTCCTGATGCCGACGCCGATCTGGGACCAGCTGTTCCGGCCGTTGGTGGCCGGTCAGCGCTGGATCGCGGCGGGGCTGTTCGAACCCGCGATTCGCGAGAAGGCGGGAATGCACTGGACACCGGGCGACGAGGTGTTGCTGCGCCTGTTCGGCAAGCTCGTCGAGCTGGCTTTCCTCGCGGTTCCCGACGAAATCCGGCTGCACCCGCGCGCGCTGGCCGCCTACCGCCGCGCCGAAGGACGGCTTCCCGGCGACGCGCCGCTGGTCGAGGCGCCGGCGTTCATGGGCCCGCCGCGCGACCGCCGCGGGCTGCCGATGCACTACTTTCCCCCGGGTTCCCAGCCGTCCCTGCGCTCCGCCCTTGACCCGGCCCTCCAACCCGCTCGGGTCATCCTGGAGCGCGCCGGCTCGCTGGTGCACGGCACGCTGTCGCTGGCCGGTCTGCGGCCCGCCCGGGGCCCCACCAAGGCCGCGTGA